The Sorangiineae bacterium MSr11367 genome window below encodes:
- a CDS encoding DUF882 domain-containing protein, with protein sequence MSSTVAAPLAADASVPHSMGLASKKATPVLDDGRSPPDLPLFGTLVQVHTNERVAFDATAPSQERFSKLLADRVTGSSILLDARLLELLRTLIARYPGARVELVSGFRSPKLNEMLRKKGHHVASHSQHSLGHACDFRIVPVGTERPLAPAFVERQIRDTGWDGGVGIYPTQKDWFVHADVGPNRRWVSK encoded by the coding sequence GTGTCGAGTACGGTTGCGGCACCATTGGCCGCCGACGCCTCCGTGCCCCATTCCATGGGCCTCGCCAGCAAAAAGGCGACGCCGGTCCTCGACGACGGCCGCTCCCCGCCCGACCTTCCCCTCTTCGGGACACTGGTCCAAGTTCACACGAACGAGCGCGTGGCCTTCGATGCCACCGCGCCATCGCAGGAGCGCTTTTCCAAGCTTCTCGCGGATCGGGTGACCGGGTCGAGCATTCTGCTCGATGCACGCCTGCTCGAGCTATTGCGCACCCTGATTGCGCGCTATCCAGGGGCCCGGGTCGAGCTGGTAAGCGGCTTTCGCAGCCCCAAACTGAACGAAATGCTGCGAAAAAAAGGGCATCACGTGGCGTCCCACAGCCAGCACTCGCTGGGGCACGCGTGCGACTTTCGCATCGTGCCCGTTGGGACCGAGCGCCCGCTCGCGCCAGCCTTCGTGGAGCGGCAGATCCGCGACACGGGCTGGGACGGCGGCGTGGGCATTTACCCCACGCAAAAAGACTGGTTCGTCCACGCCGACGTCGGGCCGAACCGGCGCTGGGTGAGCAAGTAA
- a CDS encoding alginate export family protein: protein MNRRSLAVFGALLSLAAFGESRAFAQSAAPAPETFAIGDWTFTPSLQLRTRGEYRRDPVDMGGRNADGSVRRVEDAALVFERSRLGLGADRGPLHAQITLQDSRAWGSSPNGQARFFAPFEAYAEARTSSARPAYLRIGRQAIAWGDGRLLGSADWHPVARSLDAVRGHVASGAFDVEAFAAMLEQPQPASPTFGQTDFLGTSTGTQLYGLQIAWALDPLLRVELSGLARIARTVPTGSRFDMSRLYGEAYTGDLRIFGEGRGFKYAIEGAYQFGTARALGVDRAAYAAAAYVGRTFDNVVLTPTLRVGGSFASGDDGQGKYTQFDPLLPDVYTNHGAMDIFAWSNAAELHARLTLVPWTDGVFGLEYRYARLMEASGDWITAPLGTIGRVPSNDKTELGQEGDVFLTWLPWPSLELRAGYSAFILGDGARTIRAAAYAPAAVAHFGYAQATLTIP, encoded by the coding sequence ATGAATCGACGCTCGCTGGCAGTGTTCGGGGCTCTTCTCTCGCTCGCCGCGTTCGGCGAATCGCGCGCGTTCGCGCAATCCGCCGCGCCTGCGCCGGAGACGTTCGCCATCGGCGATTGGACCTTCACGCCCAGCCTGCAGCTTCGCACCCGGGGCGAGTACCGGCGCGATCCCGTGGACATGGGCGGCCGCAACGCCGATGGCTCGGTGCGCCGGGTGGAGGATGCCGCGCTCGTGTTCGAACGGTCCCGGCTCGGCCTTGGAGCCGACCGCGGGCCGCTGCACGCGCAGATCACGCTGCAGGATTCTCGCGCGTGGGGCTCGAGCCCCAACGGGCAGGCGCGGTTCTTCGCGCCGTTCGAGGCCTACGCCGAGGCGCGCACGTCGAGCGCGCGGCCGGCGTACTTGCGCATCGGGCGGCAGGCCATTGCGTGGGGCGATGGCCGGCTGCTCGGCAGTGCCGATTGGCACCCCGTGGCGCGCTCGCTCGATGCGGTGCGCGGGCACGTGGCCTCGGGCGCGTTCGACGTCGAGGCCTTCGCGGCGATGCTCGAGCAGCCGCAGCCGGCGAGCCCCACCTTTGGGCAGACCGACTTTCTCGGCACCTCCACGGGCACGCAGCTCTATGGCCTGCAGATCGCCTGGGCGCTCGATCCTCTGCTGCGCGTGGAGCTCTCGGGCCTCGCGCGCATCGCCCGCACCGTGCCCACCGGCTCGCGCTTCGACATGTCGCGCCTTTACGGCGAGGCGTACACCGGCGATCTGCGCATCTTCGGCGAAGGGCGCGGTTTCAAATATGCCATCGAGGGCGCGTACCAATTCGGCACGGCGCGCGCGCTGGGCGTCGATCGCGCGGCATATGCCGCGGCGGCGTACGTGGGGCGCACCTTCGACAACGTGGTGCTCACGCCGACGTTGCGCGTCGGTGGTTCGTTTGCCTCTGGCGACGATGGGCAGGGCAAGTACACGCAGTTCGATCCGCTCTTGCCCGACGTGTACACGAACCATGGGGCGATGGACATCTTCGCGTGGTCCAACGCTGCCGAGCTGCATGCGCGTCTGACCCTCGTGCCGTGGACCGACGGTGTGTTCGGCCTCGAGTACCGCTACGCGCGCCTGATGGAGGCCTCGGGCGACTGGATCACCGCGCCGCTCGGCACCATCGGCCGCGTACCGTCGAACGACAAGACGGAGTTGGGGCAGGAAGGTGACGTCTTCCTCACGTGGCTCCCATGGCCTTCGCTCGAGCTGCGGGCGGGCTACTCGGCCTTCATCCTGGGCGACGGGGCGCGCACCATCCGAGCGGCCGCGTATGCGCCGGCGGCGGTTGCGCACTTCGGCTACGCGCAGGCGACGCTGACCATACCGTGA
- a CDS encoding HD domain-containing protein yields MLHRIPKEVEGLAGRLRERGKRAWIVGGCVRDLLLGRNVSDWDLCTDALPEELMKIFPRAIPTGIAHGTVTVMVQGTGYEITTLRGETTYSDGRHPDEVHFTSDIVADLARRDFTINAIALDPETGTLIDPFDGQKDLDARVLRAVGDPRERFSEDGLRVLRAARFVATLEVDLEPATRAAIAPTLDTYRKVSMERVRDEWLKAMKAKKPSRAFDVMRETGILGVTCPELLEGYGMEQNRWHEYDVWRHGMECMDACQGDAVLRVAALLHDVGKPRSRAFSDKTQDYTFYDHERIGAEIADPILTRMKFSNDERARIVDLVRHHLFHYTDEWNDSTVRRWIRRVGRERVEDLYRLNEADLRGKGRDVADELRGLEALKVHVQKVIDAGDALSVRELKINGHDLMRDLGLKPGPILGRILTQLLEEVLAEPALNERSALLARAQELAKD; encoded by the coding sequence ATGTTGCATCGCATCCCCAAGGAAGTCGAAGGGCTCGCCGGGCGCCTCCGCGAGCGCGGCAAGCGCGCGTGGATCGTGGGCGGGTGCGTGCGTGATCTCTTGCTCGGCCGCAACGTCTCCGATTGGGACCTCTGCACCGACGCACTGCCGGAAGAGCTGATGAAGATCTTCCCGCGGGCCATTCCGACCGGCATCGCCCATGGGACGGTCACCGTGATGGTCCAGGGCACCGGCTACGAGATCACCACCCTCCGCGGTGAGACCACCTATTCCGACGGCCGCCACCCCGACGAGGTCCACTTCACCAGCGACATCGTGGCCGACTTGGCCCGGCGCGACTTCACCATCAACGCCATTGCGCTCGATCCGGAGACGGGCACGCTCATCGATCCGTTCGACGGCCAAAAGGACCTCGATGCGCGCGTCCTGCGCGCCGTGGGCGATCCGCGCGAGCGCTTCTCGGAGGACGGCCTGCGCGTGCTGCGCGCGGCGCGTTTCGTGGCGACGTTGGAGGTCGATCTCGAGCCGGCCACCCGTGCGGCCATCGCACCCACGCTCGATACGTACCGCAAGGTGAGCATGGAGCGTGTGCGCGACGAGTGGCTCAAGGCCATGAAGGCGAAGAAGCCGTCGCGCGCGTTCGACGTGATGCGCGAGACCGGCATTCTGGGCGTCACCTGTCCCGAGCTGCTCGAGGGCTACGGCATGGAGCAGAATCGCTGGCACGAATACGATGTGTGGCGCCACGGCATGGAGTGCATGGACGCCTGCCAGGGCGACGCCGTGCTCCGCGTCGCCGCGCTCCTTCACGACGTGGGCAAGCCGCGTTCGCGCGCCTTCAGCGACAAGACGCAGGACTACACGTTTTACGATCACGAGCGCATCGGCGCCGAGATCGCGGACCCGATCCTGACGCGCATGAAGTTCTCCAACGACGAGCGCGCTCGCATCGTCGATTTGGTGCGCCACCACCTCTTTCACTACACGGACGAATGGAACGACTCCACGGTGCGCCGGTGGATCCGCCGGGTCGGTCGCGAGCGGGTGGAGGATCTCTACCGACTCAACGAGGCTGATCTGCGCGGGAAGGGCAGGGACGTCGCGGACGAGCTGCGCGGCCTCGAGGCCCTCAAGGTCCACGTGCAAAAGGTGATCGACGCGGGCGACGCCCTCAGCGTGCGCGAGCTGAAGATCAACGGGCACGATCTGATGCGCGATCTCGGTCTCAAGCCGGGGCCCATTCTGGGGCGCATTCTGACGCAGCTGCTCGAGGAGGTCCTCGCCGAACCGGCGCTGAACGAACGCAGTGCACTTCTCGCCCGCGCGCAAGAGCTCGCGAAGGACTAG